One region of Mucilaginibacter sp. 14171R-50 genomic DNA includes:
- the iscX gene encoding Fe-S cluster assembly protein IscX, with product MNDDKFALPIHWNDYEDIAMSLYEKFGDDFGESKIYRIRFTELLEWVLSLPNFAGTREESNEGHLEQIQSAWVYEWRDNQ from the coding sequence ATGAACGACGATAAATTCGCCCTACCCATACACTGGAATGATTACGAAGATATAGCCATGAGCCTTTACGAAAAGTTTGGCGATGATTTTGGCGAATCGAAAATATACCGCATCCGCTTTACCGAACTGCTGGAGTGGGTGCTAAGCCTGCCTAACTTTGCCGGTACGCGCGAAGAATCAAACGAGGGGCACCTGGAGCAGATACAAAGCGCCTGGGTGTACGAGTGGAGGGATAACCAATAG
- a CDS encoding 2Fe-2S iron-sulfur cluster-binding protein → MNIFKVKINFEEKDHESVELPIAEGESVLDVCLENGIELQHNCGGVCGCSTCHIYVNKGMDNIQEISDKEEDFIDRAVNPRITSRLGCQCVVIDGDIEVTLPDQSGFMGH, encoded by the coding sequence ATGAATATTTTTAAAGTAAAGATTAACTTTGAGGAAAAGGACCACGAAAGCGTGGAACTGCCAATTGCCGAAGGGGAATCTGTTTTAGATGTTTGCCTGGAAAATGGCATCGAGCTGCAGCATAACTGCGGCGGGGTTTGCGGATGCAGCACCTGCCATATTTATGTGAACAAAGGGATGGATAACATCCAGGAGATATCTGACAAGGAAGAGGACTTTATTGACAGGGCCGTTAACCCGCGCATCACATCGCGCCTGGGATGCCAGTGCGTGGTTATAGATGGCGATATTGAAGTAACCCTGCCTGACCAGTCGGGCTTTATGGGCCACTAA
- a CDS encoding HAD family hydrolase — MESFLTKLKDITTFIFDVDGVLTDGSVFVTETGVQSRAFNIKDGYALQLAVKCGYNVAAISGSRSKSALFRLNSLGIKDVYLGAHTKSERFKIFIEEKSINPANILYMADDIPDLAVMKLVGLPVCPADAAEEIKAICSYVSPIPGGRGCAREVIEKVMKVQGTWMNEQAYSW; from the coding sequence ATGGAATCCTTTTTAACCAAGCTTAAAGATATTACCACGTTTATTTTTGATGTGGATGGCGTGCTAACGGATGGGTCGGTATTTGTTACCGAAACCGGTGTACAGAGCCGGGCGTTCAATATCAAAGATGGTTACGCTTTGCAGTTGGCCGTTAAATGCGGGTATAATGTTGCGGCAATATCGGGCAGCCGGTCAAAAAGCGCGCTGTTCCGTTTAAACAGTTTGGGCATAAAAGATGTTTACCTGGGCGCGCATACCAAATCTGAAAGGTTTAAAATATTCATCGAAGAAAAAAGCATCAACCCGGCCAATATCCTGTACATGGCCGACGATATACCCGACCTTGCTGTGATGAAGCTGGTTGGCCTGCCGGTATGCCCTGCCGATGCCGCCGAAGAAATTAAAGCGATATGCAGCTATGTATCGCCTATACCCGGGGGCCGTGGCTGCGCCCGCGAGGTGATAGAAAAAGTGATGAAGGTGCAAGGCACCTGGATGAACGAACAGGCATATAGCTGGTAG
- a CDS encoding M1 family metallopeptidase yields MKKLIGTSLLLLSAALVHAQKNHNDTITTNYQPSVLFSPLPYTEKGNEFHSANGEPGPKYWQNRVDYKLVVKLDTAAKTLSGTADITYTNNSPDALQYLWLQLDQNTYKKDARSNFVTGAQATEHTSGYEIESVEVITGNVRTKATYKITDTRMQVRLAKALGKGVIKLSIKYHYAIPGSFGGRTDYVDTKNGKIFEIAQFFPRMCVYDDSRGWATAPFLGSGEFYCEYGDIDYAVTVPWDVLVAGPGDLLNPKEVLTAKQISRLAAARNSDKTIMIRSAAEINDRSSRPVNKGTLTWHYKMMNTRDVALGASRAFIWDAARVNLPGGKKSLSMSVYPVESQGKDAWDRSTEYLKGAIEHFSEKWYPYPYPTAINEAGIAAGMEYPGILFDGMNDKAGELFFVTAHEIGHNWFPMIVGSDERRFAWMDEGFNTFIDVYASDAFNKGEYAPKRDGEYAPGCGNPADEIIAHIIDPNSPTIMTQPDAIPEKYRHPLTYFKPAFGLILLREQILGKDRFDYAFRNYISKWAYKHPQPDDFFRAMENGAGEDLGWFWRGWFYNNYKLDIALIDAKYVDKDHSKGVRLTIANKEMMAMPFTVEAKLKDGSKQRTYFPVETWLQNKVTTFILPTTQDVESVTIDPDNALPDVNRKNNVRKL; encoded by the coding sequence AGTACTGGCAAAACCGCGTGGATTATAAGCTGGTCGTTAAGCTGGATACCGCCGCCAAAACGTTAAGCGGCACAGCCGATATCACCTACACCAACAACAGCCCCGATGCGCTGCAATACCTGTGGCTGCAGCTTGATCAGAATACCTATAAAAAAGACGCCCGCTCAAATTTTGTAACCGGCGCGCAGGCAACAGAACATACCAGCGGCTACGAGATTGAGTCGGTTGAGGTAATAACCGGCAACGTACGCACCAAAGCGACTTACAAAATAACCGATACCCGCATGCAGGTACGCCTTGCCAAAGCGCTTGGCAAGGGTGTTATCAAACTCAGCATTAAATACCATTACGCTATCCCCGGCAGCTTTGGCGGCCGTACCGATTATGTTGACACCAAAAATGGCAAGATCTTCGAAATAGCGCAGTTTTTCCCGCGGATGTGCGTGTACGACGATAGCCGCGGCTGGGCTACAGCGCCTTTTTTGGGCAGCGGCGAATTTTACTGTGAGTACGGCGATATCGATTACGCTGTAACTGTTCCGTGGGATGTGTTGGTTGCAGGCCCCGGCGACCTGCTGAACCCTAAAGAAGTATTGACCGCAAAACAAATTAGCCGTTTGGCAGCTGCCCGCAACAGCGATAAAACCATTATGATACGCAGCGCGGCCGAGATAAACGACAGATCATCTCGCCCGGTTAATAAAGGCACGCTTACGTGGCATTATAAAATGATGAATACCCGCGATGTAGCCTTGGGCGCTTCCAGGGCGTTTATTTGGGATGCCGCGAGGGTGAACCTGCCCGGCGGTAAAAAATCGCTGAGCATGTCGGTTTATCCTGTAGAAAGCCAGGGTAAGGATGCCTGGGATCGCTCCACCGAGTACCTGAAAGGCGCTATTGAGCATTTCTCGGAGAAATGGTACCCTTACCCATATCCTACCGCCATAAACGAAGCGGGCATAGCCGCTGGCATGGAATACCCCGGCATTTTGTTCGATGGCATGAACGATAAAGCCGGTGAACTGTTTTTTGTTACCGCGCACGAGATAGGCCATAACTGGTTCCCGATGATAGTAGGCAGCGACGAGCGCCGTTTTGCCTGGATGGACGAGGGCTTTAACACTTTTATAGATGTTTACGCATCAGATGCGTTTAATAAAGGTGAATACGCGCCAAAACGCGACGGTGAATATGCGCCGGGCTGCGGCAACCCTGCCGACGAGATCATCGCGCATATCATCGATCCGAACTCGCCAACCATCATGACACAGCCTGATGCAATACCCGAAAAATACCGTCATCCGTTAACGTATTTTAAACCTGCCTTTGGTTTGATACTGTTGCGCGAGCAGATATTGGGTAAGGACAGGTTTGATTATGCCTTCCGTAACTACATCAGCAAATGGGCTTACAAACACCCGCAGCCCGACGATTTTTTCCGGGCCATGGAAAACGGCGCGGGCGAAGACCTGGGCTGGTTCTGGCGGGGCTGGTTCTATAATAATTACAAGCTGGATATAGCGCTCATAGATGCCAAATATGTTGATAAAGATCATAGCAAAGGTGTAAGGCTAACCATCGCCAATAAAGAAATGATGGCTATGCCGTTTACCGTGGAAGCCAAATTGAAAGATGGCAGCAAACAACGCACCTATTTCCCGGTGGAAACCTGGCTGCAAAATAAGGTTACCACCTTTATTTTACCTACCACGCAGGATGTAGAAAGTGTTACTATCGACCCTGATAATGCCTTACCGGATGTAAACAGGAAGAATAATGTTAGGAAATTGTAG
- a CDS encoding nucleoside triphosphate pyrophosphatase, whose product MNTFPQIILASKSPRRQELLKLMDIDFRVVLKEVDESYPDGLTPAEIALYIAAKKAEAFDEDVSDEIVLTADTIVAIDGLILGKPESTEHAVEMLQRLSGKMHEVYTGVCLLHNGQYNKFYDRSEVFFRKLTENEVRSYVEEYQPMDKAGSYGIQQRIGIIGIERINGSYTNVVGLPTEKVYQQLKRIK is encoded by the coding sequence ATGAATACCTTTCCACAGATAATTCTTGCATCTAAATCGCCCAGGAGGCAGGAGCTTTTAAAGCTGATGGATATTGATTTCCGTGTGGTTTTAAAAGAGGTGGACGAGTCGTACCCTGACGGGTTAACCCCAGCCGAAATTGCCCTGTATATTGCGGCTAAAAAGGCCGAGGCCTTTGACGAAGACGTTAGCGATGAAATAGTGCTTACCGCCGATACTATTGTAGCTATAGATGGCCTGATATTGGGCAAACCTGAATCAACAGAGCACGCTGTCGAGATGCTGCAGCGCTTATCCGGCAAAATGCACGAGGTTTATACCGGCGTTTGCCTGTTGCACAACGGGCAATACAACAAATTTTACGATAGGAGCGAAGTGTTTTTCCGTAAGCTTACCGAGAATGAGGTCCGCAGTTATGTAGAGGAATACCAGCCCATGGATAAAGCCGGTTCATACGGCATCCAGCAGCGTATAGGCATTATCGGCATAGAGCGCATCAACGGCTCTTATACCAACGTGGTAGGCCTGCCTACCGAGAAGGTTTACCAGCAATTGAAACGCATAAAATAA